In Kiritimatiellia bacterium, the following proteins share a genomic window:
- a CDS encoding radical SAM protein, which produces MKILLVKVPSNIHIVVPPLSLAYVAAGLRGKAEVTILDCLKEGLDHAGFEKYLRNNRFDVVGCTAMSMELNSALECCRIAKRVTPAVVTVIGGAHACTDPESVLADDAVDFIFRGEAEPGLPAFIETLERRGTDFAGIPGLGYRVGENGTRSTRLNEPAFVQDLDRLPFPDFEAMKFEEYPKLYLARRHPFAPLLTSRGCPFPCTFCAGGVISGKKFRARSPENILAEIRLMKEKYGVREVQFWDDNFTLDRRRAERMCDLLIEAKLDLIWWCPNGVRLETLDFSLLDKMKASGCYAMVLGIESGSEKIQRDMRKNLKFEKLREVVEYADFIGIRTQGFFILGYPTETREDIEATIRLAKSLPLRRATFGLFQPLPGSEICRDLQRENRVAHLDFTRMEYSKPSVLPNGLRTLQELKNLQRRALLEFYSRPRVLTRFIAENMSWSQLKELGAMVRTYLVKS; this is translated from the coding sequence ATGAAAATCCTTTTGGTCAAAGTACCGTCGAATATTCATATTGTCGTTCCGCCGCTGTCCCTGGCGTACGTGGCCGCCGGCCTGCGGGGGAAGGCGGAGGTCACGATCCTGGATTGCCTGAAGGAGGGGTTGGACCACGCCGGCTTCGAGAAGTATCTGCGTAATAACCGGTTCGACGTGGTCGGGTGCACGGCCATGTCCATGGAGTTGAATTCCGCGCTGGAGTGCTGCCGGATCGCGAAGCGGGTGACCCCGGCGGTCGTGACGGTGATCGGCGGCGCGCATGCGTGCACGGATCCGGAGTCGGTGCTGGCGGACGACGCGGTGGACTTCATCTTCCGCGGCGAGGCCGAGCCCGGCCTGCCGGCGTTTATCGAGACGCTGGAGCGGAGGGGTACGGACTTCGCCGGCATCCCCGGACTCGGGTACCGGGTGGGGGAGAACGGGACGCGGTCGACCCGGTTGAACGAGCCGGCGTTCGTGCAGGACCTGGACCGCCTGCCGTTTCCCGATTTCGAGGCGATGAAGTTCGAGGAATACCCGAAGCTGTACCTCGCCCGCCGGCATCCTTTCGCGCCGCTGCTGACCTCCCGCGGTTGCCCGTTCCCCTGCACGTTCTGCGCCGGCGGCGTGATCTCGGGAAAGAAATTCCGAGCCCGTTCGCCGGAGAATATCCTGGCCGAGATCCGGTTGATGAAAGAGAAGTACGGCGTCCGCGAGGTCCAGTTCTGGGACGACAACTTCACCCTCGACCGGCGCCGCGCGGAACGGATGTGCGACCTGCTGATCGAGGCGAAGCTGGACCTGATCTGGTGGTGCCCGAACGGCGTGCGGCTGGAGACGCTCGATTTTTCCCTCCTGGACAAGATGAAGGCGTCGGGCTGCTACGCCATGGTGCTCGGCATCGAGTCCGGCTCGGAGAAGATCCAGCGGGACATGAGGAAGAACCTCAAGTTCGAAAAACTCCGGGAGGTCGTGGAATACGCCGATTTCATCGGCATCCGGACCCAGGGCTTCTTCATCCTCGGTTATCCCACGGAAACCCGCGAGGATATCGAGGCCACGATCCGGCTGGCCAAGTCGCTGCCGCTGCGGCGGGCGACCTTCGGGCTGTTCCAACCCCTGCCGGGCTCGGAGATCTGCCGCGATCTCCAGCGCGAGAACCGCGTTGCCCACCTCGATTTCACCCGCATGGAATACTCGAAGCCGTCGGTGCTCCCGAACGGGCTTCGGACCCTGCAGGAGCTCAAGAATCTGCAACGTCGAGCGCTGCTCGAATTCTACTCCCGGCCCCGGGTGCTGACGCGCTTCATCGCCGAGAACATGAGCTGGAGCCAGTTGAAGGAACTCGGCGCGATGGTGCGGACGTACCTGGTTAAAAGCTGA
- a CDS encoding NAD-dependent epimerase/dehydratase family protein: protein MAERLYLVTGASGFVGGALVRHLLECRQRVRAMVKDPARADALRAAGAEVVVADLRDAASLRAAVRGVYGIHHIGSLFRQAGFSEAVFHDVNAEGTRRLFDAAIEAGVRRIVHCSTGGVLGDVKTPPGNEDTPYNPGDLYQRSKMEGEKIALEYFRGGRMRGVVIRPAMIYGPGDTRNLKLFRMIARRRFFYVGPGKHVHFVDVRDLVRAFDLAMNYGELNGGIYHIAGEKAVPLKEIVELIARELNVPPPRLRLPARPLQCLGSLCEILCRPLGLEPPLHRRRVDFFTKNRAFDGSKAARELGFNPARRFEDEVRNVVAWYREQGWV, encoded by the coding sequence ATGGCAGAACGACTCTATCTGGTGACGGGCGCGTCCGGGTTCGTCGGGGGCGCGCTGGTCCGGCATCTGCTGGAATGCCGGCAGAGGGTTCGGGCGATGGTAAAGGATCCCGCCAGGGCGGATGCGCTGCGGGCCGCCGGCGCGGAGGTGGTCGTGGCCGACCTGCGCGACGCGGCGAGCCTGCGGGCCGCCGTGCGCGGTGTGTACGGCATTCATCACATCGGCAGCCTGTTCCGGCAGGCCGGTTTTTCCGAGGCCGTGTTTCACGATGTCAACGCGGAAGGAACGCGCCGCCTGTTTGACGCTGCGATCGAGGCGGGCGTGCGGCGGATCGTTCACTGCTCGACCGGCGGCGTGTTGGGCGACGTGAAGACGCCGCCCGGCAATGAGGACACGCCCTATAACCCCGGGGACCTGTACCAGCGCAGCAAGATGGAGGGCGAGAAGATCGCCCTGGAGTACTTCCGCGGCGGCCGCATGCGGGGCGTCGTCATCCGGCCGGCGATGATCTACGGCCCGGGGGATACCCGGAACCTGAAGCTGTTCCGCATGATTGCCCGGCGGCGCTTCTTCTACGTGGGGCCCGGCAAGCACGTGCACTTCGTGGACGTCCGCGACCTGGTCCGGGCCTTCGACCTGGCCATGAACTACGGGGAATTGAACGGCGGCATCTATCATATCGCGGGGGAAAAGGCGGTCCCGCTGAAGGAGATCGTCGAGCTGATCGCGCGCGAGCTGAACGTGCCGCCCCCGCGCCTGCGGTTGCCGGCCCGGCCCCTGCAGTGTCTGGGTTCGCTCTGCGAGATCCTGTGCCGCCCGCTGGGCCTCGAGCCGCCCCTGCACCGGCGCCGTGTCGATTTCTTCACCAAGAACCGCGCGTTCGACGGCTCGAAGGCCGCGCGGGAACTCGGGTTCAATCCGGCGCGGAGGTTCGAGGACGAGGTCCGGAACGTGGTGGCATGGTACCGGGAGCAAGGCTGGGTGTGA
- a CDS encoding radical SAM protein: MRVLFLYPVPPARWQKLRYQQGLGSICAVLKQAGHEVELLILSGPDRERIAEAVRRFNPGLAAISLTSGDVDLAWEASRILGVEHRLPVILGGIHPTLRPEESIAAEGVFAICVGEGEYPMLELCEALDRGTDPTGIANLWVRRNGTVHRNALRPLMTKLDELPFPDREVFRFDELLRQYPEAEFMGSRGCPYQCAYCANHALLQLYRGRGPYVRYRGVDRLLDEIGAVVGRYPGIGWLGFHDDTFTMSRRWLTEFCEKYPARFTLPFWCNSTAPLLTAETVALLKKAGCYEVRVGVESGSDRLRMEVLRKKVRREDIVRAFRLLREAGIQGYSFNMIGLPFETPGTIRETIRLNQEIRPATTFCSVFFPFPGTYAEEVCREKGWLTSRRVASYFEEDYAVNQPTVSRKQVLFFHAIFNDLVRWPRLAPLIELAHRIPVWPGKSLWNAIRRVRAKAFEFGSRLLGRPAPRV; this comes from the coding sequence ATGCGCGTGCTGTTCCTGTATCCGGTTCCGCCCGCCCGCTGGCAGAAGCTCCGTTACCAGCAGGGCCTCGGCTCGATCTGCGCGGTGCTGAAGCAGGCCGGGCACGAGGTCGAACTGCTCATCCTGTCCGGGCCGGACCGGGAGCGGATCGCCGAGGCGGTCCGCCGGTTCAACCCGGGCCTCGCGGCCATTTCGCTCACCAGCGGCGACGTCGACCTGGCTTGGGAGGCGTCGCGGATCCTCGGCGTCGAGCACCGCCTGCCGGTGATCCTGGGCGGCATCCATCCCACGCTGCGCCCGGAGGAATCCATCGCCGCCGAGGGCGTGTTCGCGATCTGCGTCGGCGAGGGGGAGTACCCGATGCTGGAGCTGTGCGAGGCCCTGGACCGGGGGACGGATCCGACGGGGATCGCCAACCTCTGGGTCCGGCGGAACGGGACCGTGCATCGCAACGCCCTGCGGCCGCTCATGACGAAGCTCGACGAGCTGCCGTTCCCCGACCGCGAGGTGTTCCGTTTCGATGAACTGCTCCGGCAGTATCCCGAGGCGGAGTTCATGGGCAGCCGCGGCTGCCCCTACCAGTGCGCCTACTGCGCGAACCACGCGCTGCTCCAGCTCTACCGGGGCCGGGGGCCCTACGTCCGCTACCGCGGCGTGGACCGGCTGCTCGACGAGATCGGCGCCGTCGTCGGCCGGTATCCGGGCATCGGGTGGCTCGGCTTCCACGACGACACGTTCACGATGAGCCGGCGGTGGCTGACCGAGTTCTGCGAGAAGTACCCGGCCCGGTTCACGTTGCCGTTCTGGTGCAACTCGACGGCCCCTCTGCTCACCGCCGAGACGGTGGCCCTCCTGAAGAAGGCGGGATGCTACGAGGTGCGCGTGGGCGTGGAGTCCGGCAGCGACCGCCTCCGCATGGAGGTGCTGCGCAAGAAGGTCCGCCGCGAGGACATCGTCCGGGCCTTCCGCCTCCTCCGGGAGGCCGGCATCCAGGGCTACTCGTTCAACATGATCGGCCTGCCGTTCGAGACCCCGGGGACGATCCGCGAGACGATACGGCTGAACCAGGAGATCCGCCCGGCGACGACGTTCTGCTCCGTCTTCTTCCCGTTCCCGGGCACGTATGCCGAGGAGGTCTGCCGGGAGAAGGGCTGGCTCACCTCGCGACGGGTCGCCAGTTACTTCGAGGAGGACTACGCGGTCAACCAGCCGACCGTCAGCCGGAAGCAGGTGCTGTTTTTCCACGCGATCTTCAACGACCTGGTCCGCTGGCCCAGGCTGGCACCCCTGATCGAGCTGGCGCACCGGATCCCGGTCTGGCCGGGCAAGTCGCTCTGGAACGCCATCCGGCGGGTCCGGGCGAAGGCCTTCGAGTTCGGTTCGCGCCTGCTGGGCCGCCCCGCCCCGCGGGTGTAA
- a CDS encoding NAD-dependent epimerase/dehydratase family protein translates to MKNVLVTGGAGFIGSHLVDKLVAEGLAVTVIDSLEAQVHKRFPDYLNPGARYFFSRVHAPTLNYAELLRDTDTVYYLASKVGPTQSMSDIADYTDANINSLGYFLQRVLDHGRKVRRFVLSASMGPYGEGMYHCDRCAMDFYPQGIRKTFEYRCPKCGGPAKNAALDESTEINNASYYGISKNVQETMLRLFAEAYGRQLVSLRYFSVYGPRQAFNNPYAGPIPIWILNAAKGKDLVVYEDGLQTRDFINVRDITNLNFRAGGLKMRGPVEIINCGAGGVTRIIEVARLVKKLTKSRSRIVVTKTIRPGDLRHSLADNSKLKRLMKYTKFISVPDGLASYIKGLRL, encoded by the coding sequence ATGAAGAACGTCCTGGTGACCGGCGGCGCGGGGTTCATCGGGTCGCACCTGGTGGACAAGCTGGTGGCCGAGGGGCTCGCGGTGACGGTGATCGACTCGCTCGAGGCCCAGGTCCACAAGCGTTTCCCGGACTACCTGAACCCCGGCGCCCGCTACTTCTTCTCCCGCGTCCACGCGCCGACGCTGAACTACGCGGAGCTCCTGCGCGACACGGACACGGTCTACTACCTGGCCAGCAAGGTCGGCCCGACGCAGTCCATGAGCGACATCGCGGACTACACCGACGCCAACATCAACAGCCTCGGCTATTTCCTGCAGCGGGTGCTCGATCACGGCCGGAAGGTCCGCCGCTTCGTCTTGAGCGCCTCCATGGGCCCGTACGGCGAGGGGATGTATCACTGCGACCGCTGCGCCATGGATTTCTATCCGCAGGGCATCCGGAAGACGTTCGAGTACCGCTGCCCCAAGTGCGGCGGCCCGGCGAAGAACGCGGCGCTGGACGAGTCCACGGAGATCAACAACGCGTCCTACTACGGCATCTCGAAGAACGTCCAGGAAACCATGCTGCGGCTCTTCGCGGAGGCGTACGGGCGCCAGCTGGTCTCCCTGCGCTACTTCAGCGTGTACGGGCCGCGGCAGGCGTTCAACAATCCCTACGCCGGGCCGATCCCGATCTGGATCCTCAACGCGGCGAAGGGGAAGGACCTGGTCGTGTACGAGGACGGGCTCCAGACCCGCGATTTCATCAACGTCCGGGACATCACCAACCTCAACTTCCGCGCGGGCGGGCTGAAGATGCGCGGCCCCGTGGAGATCATCAACTGCGGCGCGGGCGGCGTGACGCGGATCATCGAGGTCGCCCGGCTGGTGAAGAAGCTGACGAAATCGCGCAGCCGGATCGTGGTCACGAAAACCATCCGCCCCGGCGACCTGCGGCACTCGCTGGCGGACAATTCGAAGCTGAAGCGGCTGATGAAGTACACGAAGTTCATCTCGGTGCCGGACGGCCTGGCCTCCTACATTAAAGGGTTGCGTCTGTAG
- a CDS encoding SGNH/GDSL hydrolase family protein has translation MSLGRSAVSEIGRLLRRAPGLMVIVPLVVLFFGSFWLVPLPAAPSRVKLFSIENKRLVSRDVKMPGHAEGSLADGGVRVRGSDVLVLEYPRTMRRLVLGIQLRGEDRCTVGASLDGGDFSTVWQVKPSRATEAQWATRRTELTLNTPIRLLQLRVSPGTEEFTLSDVRVKRLARISHDWLVLALWLAGLLAAGLALFPRAREPAETLGGALERADLPLSVALTCMIVFELNSLALFFLALLVGLVLLFRLGRLAVRRLPWPALLFNALFLVLFFRFAPALFEKFITYRTVSEFQLDVDHRMKPNPELDVNLDGIRFKGGPADVRDEDFNIIFMGDSFTYGMKLPYDDCVPYVLERLATNLSCAARIRSVNFGWVSSSPLLSYRLLMDIGRKYKPDLAVFLLDVTDFHDDLKYALKISEKEGVRFSSSLLLDNALDRLLLRFMTLGTLRSLKEQFRAANMAHREKAEVMSVMKIRYYATNVPLVYARPYFEKGVMANLLTLQEYCRDHLGVPLAVVLVPRAYQYSDREVPRDYEADLYTIRGPHVRNPNRYFAERKDRLPYPFLDLLPAFEASGLFPLYFEDDPHWNRDGALLASRTILDFLAREKLLPCGPVVP, from the coding sequence ATGAGCCTAGGCAGGTCAGCGGTAAGCGAAATCGGCCGGTTGCTCCGCCGGGCGCCGGGCTTGATGGTGATCGTCCCGCTCGTGGTCCTGTTTTTCGGCAGTTTCTGGCTGGTGCCGCTCCCGGCCGCGCCCTCCCGGGTCAAGCTGTTCTCCATCGAGAACAAGCGACTGGTCTCGCGGGACGTGAAAATGCCCGGGCATGCGGAGGGCAGCCTGGCCGACGGGGGTGTTCGCGTCCGGGGGTCGGATGTCCTGGTCCTGGAATACCCGCGCACGATGCGCCGTCTGGTGCTCGGCATCCAGCTCCGCGGGGAGGACCGGTGCACGGTCGGCGCGTCGCTCGACGGCGGCGACTTCTCCACGGTCTGGCAGGTGAAACCGAGCCGGGCGACGGAGGCCCAGTGGGCCACGCGCCGCACGGAGCTGACCCTCAACACCCCGATTCGCCTCCTCCAACTGCGGGTCAGCCCGGGGACGGAGGAATTCACGCTGTCCGACGTACGGGTCAAGCGCCTGGCCCGGATAAGCCACGACTGGTTGGTGCTGGCGCTGTGGCTGGCGGGCCTGCTGGCGGCGGGCCTGGCGCTGTTCCCCCGCGCGCGGGAGCCGGCCGAAACACTCGGCGGCGCGCTGGAGCGGGCCGACCTGCCGCTCTCCGTGGCCCTGACCTGCATGATCGTCTTTGAGCTGAACTCCCTGGCCCTTTTCTTCCTCGCGCTGCTCGTGGGCCTGGTCCTCCTGTTCCGGCTCGGGCGGCTGGCCGTCCGGCGGCTGCCGTGGCCGGCGCTGCTGTTCAACGCGCTCTTCCTCGTGCTGTTCTTCCGGTTCGCCCCCGCGCTCTTCGAGAAGTTCATCACGTACCGGACGGTGTCCGAGTTCCAGCTCGACGTGGACCACCGGATGAAGCCCAACCCGGAACTCGACGTCAACCTGGACGGCATTCGGTTCAAGGGCGGGCCCGCCGACGTCCGCGACGAGGACTTCAACATCATCTTCATGGGCGATTCGTTCACGTACGGGATGAAGCTGCCCTACGACGACTGCGTGCCCTACGTCCTGGAGCGGCTGGCGACCAACCTCTCCTGCGCGGCGCGGATCCGGTCGGTCAATTTCGGCTGGGTCAGTTCGTCGCCCCTGTTGAGCTACCGGCTGCTGATGGACATCGGCCGGAAGTACAAGCCGGACCTGGCCGTCTTTCTCCTGGACGTCACGGACTTCCACGACGACCTTAAGTATGCGCTCAAGATCAGCGAGAAGGAGGGGGTCAGATTCAGCTCCTCCCTGCTGCTGGACAACGCCCTGGACCGCCTGCTCCTGCGCTTCATGACGCTCGGCACGCTGCGGAGCCTCAAGGAGCAGTTCCGGGCGGCCAACATGGCGCACCGTGAAAAGGCCGAGGTCATGTCCGTGATGAAGATCCGGTACTACGCCACCAACGTGCCCCTCGTGTACGCCCGGCCGTATTTCGAGAAGGGCGTCATGGCCAACCTGCTGACGCTGCAGGAATACTGCCGCGACCACCTCGGCGTTCCGTTAGCCGTCGTCCTCGTGCCGCGCGCCTACCAGTATTCCGACCGCGAGGTGCCGCGGGACTACGAGGCCGACCTCTACACGATCCGCGGCCCGCACGTCCGCAACCCGAATCGCTACTTCGCGGAGCGGAAGGACCGACTGCCTTACCCGTTCCTGGACCTGCTGCCGGCGTTCGAGGCGTCGGGGCTGTTCCCTCTGTACTTCGAGGACGACCCCCACTGGAACCGCGACGGCGCCCTGCTGGCCTCGCGCACGATCCTGGACTTCCTCGCGCGAGAAAAGCTGTTGCCCTGCGGGCCGGTCGTGCCGTAG
- a CDS encoding glycosyltransferase family 2 protein, with the protein MQEPSTTPAPRKTITVVMPALNEEGNIQGAMDAVASAVEGLFEDYELIVINDGSTDRTPAIVEENRARNPKIRMISHPSPQGFGASYNSGRLAASMTYCVMVQGDSPFTKEELRAFLAHTGEADVVCGYIANPAFRSQQRQDISRRYTTLMNFLFRMNMKYFNGPQIHRTDWLKQLVLRNSGYGFQAEVLIKAIKGGKSYVEIPIRYTERPGGGESKVFKLKNIVSVAKTLVTLWLWNLFRRRP; encoded by the coding sequence ATGCAGGAACCATCGACAACGCCCGCGCCGCGCAAGACGATCACGGTCGTCATGCCCGCCCTCAACGAGGAGGGCAACATCCAGGGCGCGATGGACGCCGTGGCCTCGGCCGTGGAGGGCCTGTTCGAGGACTACGAGCTGATCGTCATCAACGACGGCAGCACCGACCGGACGCCGGCGATCGTCGAGGAAAACCGGGCCCGTAACCCGAAGATCCGGATGATCTCGCACCCGTCGCCGCAGGGCTTCGGCGCCAGCTACAACTCCGGCCGGCTGGCGGCCTCGATGACCTACTGCGTCATGGTGCAGGGGGACAGCCCGTTCACGAAGGAGGAGTTGCGGGCATTCCTCGCGCACACGGGCGAGGCGGACGTGGTTTGCGGATACATCGCCAACCCGGCGTTCCGGTCCCAGCAGCGGCAGGACATTTCGCGCCGGTACACGACCCTGATGAATTTCCTGTTCCGGATGAACATGAAGTACTTCAACGGCCCGCAGATCCATCGCACGGACTGGCTGAAACAGCTGGTTCTGCGCAACAGCGGCTACGGGTTCCAGGCCGAGGTGCTGATCAAGGCCATCAAGGGCGGCAAGTCGTACGTGGAGATCCCGATCCGCTACACCGAGCGGCCCGGCGGCGGGGAATCCAAGGTGTTCAAGCTGAAGAACATCGTCTCCGTGGCGAAGACCCTGGTGACGCTGTGGCTGTGGAACCTGTTCCGGAGGCGGCCATGA
- a CDS encoding glycosyltransferase — protein sequence MNILFIAPQPFFRERGTPIRVRHQLEEIGRLGHRVDLVCYPFGEPIHIPGVRILRAMRLPGIHDVSIGPSLAKFPMDFMLFWKALGLCLRNRYDVIQAVEEAAFFAVLLAKLFRCRLVYNMDSHISDQLQFSGFVSARPVIRIAQWFERAAMRRASCVVTVGPVLTAVVRRLAPETRVLQLEDAPLESSFREAPAAARRLREELGLDSQPVCVYTGNFERYQGVADLVGAAGRVHRERPDVRFVLVGGTEAQVTEMQQLASRTGAGAACVFMGRRPTHEMAAFMTLANVLVTPRNRGTNPPMKIYAYMQSGRPIVSTDVPTHTQVLDEHCAFLTRPDPDSLARGVLSALADPARARAVAQAARGRVEQKYSLSVFQRKVRELYSELESSLRPSASLPLTIPA from the coding sequence ATGAACATCCTCTTCATCGCGCCGCAGCCCTTTTTCCGCGAACGGGGCACCCCGATCCGTGTGAGGCACCAGCTCGAGGAAATCGGCCGCCTGGGTCACCGGGTGGATCTGGTCTGTTATCCCTTCGGCGAGCCGATCCACATTCCGGGCGTGCGTATCCTCCGCGCGATGCGGCTGCCCGGCATCCATGACGTGTCGATCGGCCCCTCCCTGGCCAAGTTCCCGATGGATTTCATGCTGTTCTGGAAGGCGCTCGGGCTTTGCCTGCGGAACCGATACGATGTGATCCAGGCCGTCGAGGAGGCGGCCTTTTTCGCGGTCCTGCTCGCGAAGCTGTTCCGGTGCCGCCTGGTCTACAACATGGATTCCCACATTTCCGACCAGTTGCAGTTCTCGGGCTTCGTCTCCGCCCGGCCGGTCATCCGGATCGCCCAGTGGTTCGAGCGCGCGGCCATGCGGCGGGCGTCCTGCGTGGTGACGGTCGGGCCCGTCCTCACCGCGGTGGTGCGCCGCCTGGCGCCGGAGACCCGGGTCCTGCAACTGGAGGACGCGCCGCTGGAATCCTCCTTTCGCGAGGCGCCGGCGGCGGCGCGGCGCCTCCGCGAGGAACTGGGCCTGGACTCCCAGCCGGTCTGCGTGTACACGGGCAATTTCGAGCGCTACCAGGGGGTGGCGGATCTCGTGGGCGCCGCGGGCCGCGTCCATCGCGAGCGTCCGGACGTACGCTTTGTCCTCGTCGGCGGCACGGAGGCCCAGGTGACCGAGATGCAGCAGCTGGCCTCCCGGACCGGGGCGGGAGCCGCCTGCGTGTTCATGGGGAGACGGCCGACGCACGAGATGGCGGCGTTCATGACGCTCGCCAACGTGTTGGTCACGCCCCGCAACCGGGGGACGAATCCCCCGATGAAGATCTACGCCTACATGCAAAGCGGGCGCCCGATCGTTTCCACGGACGTCCCCACGCACACGCAGGTTCTGGACGAGCACTGTGCTTTCCTCACGCGGCCCGATCCGGACAGCCTTGCGCGCGGAGTGCTGTCCGCCCTGGCCGATCCCGCCCGGGCGCGCGCCGTCGCGCAGGCCGCCCGCGGGCGCGTGGAACAGAAATACAGCCTTTCCGTCTTCCAGCGGAAAGTGCGCGAACTCTACAGCGAATTGGAATCGTCGCTCCGGCCTTCAGCCAGCCTTCCCCTTACGATCCCCGCGTGA